A portion of the Ammospiza nelsoni isolate bAmmNel1 chromosome 35, bAmmNel1.pri, whole genome shotgun sequence genome contains these proteins:
- the FAM50A gene encoding protein FAM50A: MAQYKGAASEAGRALQLMKKRERQREHMEQLRLRIQEENIVKSNIDKKFSAHYDAVEAELKSSTVGLVTLNDMKAKQEALVKEREKQLAKREQSRELQLQLERQRERQRRREAQRKISSLSFSLGSDEDEEQGEEAPEEAPKKRKLGKNPDVDTSFLPDRDREEEENRLREELRQEWEAKQEKIKNEEIEITFSYWDGSGHRRTVKMKKGNTMQQFLQKALEILRKDFSELRSAGVEQLMYIKEDLIIPHHHSFYDFIVTKARGKSGPLFNFDVHEDVRLLSDATVEKDESHAGKVVLRSWYEKNKHIFPASRWEPFDPEKRWDKYTIR; the protein is encoded by the exons ATGGCGCAGTACAAGGGCGCGGCCAGCGAGGCGGGCCGGGCGCTGCAGCTGATGAAGAAACGCGAGCGGCAGCGCGAGCACATGGAGCAACTGCGCCTGCGCATCCAGGAg GAGAACATCGTGAAGTCCAACATTGATAAGAAATTCTCGGCTCACTACGACGCCGTGGAGGCCGAGCTGAAATCCAGCACCGTGG ggctggtgacCCTCAATGACATGAAGGCCAAGCAGGAGGCGCTGGTCAAGGAGCGCGAGAAGCAGCTGGCCAAGAGAGAGCAGAGccgggagctgcagct GCAGCTGGAgcggcagcgggagcggcaGCGCCGTCGGGAGGCTCAGCGCAAGATCAGCTCGCTCAGCTTCAGCCTGGGCAGCGACGAGGAcgaggagcagggggaggaag cCCCCGAGGAGGCCCCAAAAAAGCGAAAATTGGGCAAAAACCCCGACGTGGACACGAGCTTCCTGCCCGACAGGGACAGAGAG gaggaggagaatcGGCTGCGGGAGGAGCTCAGGCAGGAGTGGGAGGCCAAACAGGAGAAAATCAAAA ATGAGGAGATCGAGATCACCTTCAGTTACTGGGACGGCTCCGGGCACCGGCGCACCGTCAAG ATGAAGAAGGGGAACACGATGCAGCAGTTCCTGCAGAAAGCTCTGGAGATTCTGCGCAAGGATTTCAGTGAGCTCCG CTCGGCGGGGGTGGAGCAGCTCATGTACATCAAGGAGGATCTGATCATCCCCCAC CACCACAGCTTCTACGACTTCATCGTCACCAAGGCCCGCGGGAAGAGCG GCCCGCTGTTCAACTTCGACGTGCACGAGGACGTGCGGCTGCTCAGCGACGCCACCGTGGAGAAGGACGAG TCGCACGCCGGGAAGGTCGTGCTGCGCTCGTGGTACGAGAAGAACAAACACATCTTCCCTGCCAGCCGCTGGGAGCCCTTCGACCCCGAGAAACGCTGGGACAAGTACACG ATCCGCTGA